The following proteins are co-located in the Candidatus Nanopelagicales bacterium genome:
- a CDS encoding radical SAM protein: protein MTEPRTVALLTLGCARNDVDSDELAATLTRAGFTVVNDVGDGDGGGHVEPDVVVVNTCGFVAQAKAESIATLLEAAGDGRPVVAVGCMAERYGRELAAELPEAAAVVGFDGYVTIADTLSRVISGEPVESHDPFDRRTLLPLTPVERPGLTQPPGHGPVLDLPGSKRLRLRRGPVAPVKIASGCDRRCSFCAIPRFRGSFVSRSPGDILAESAWLVADEGVREIVLVSENSTSYGKDLGDPRLLESLLPQFASLPGLARVRVSYLQPAEMRPTLLHAMTDTEIVAPYFDLSFQHASGPLLRRMRRFGDIDSFLGLIAAIRERSPQAGIRSNVIVGFPGETETDVEILEEFLSAAELDAVGVFAYSDEDDTEAVELPDHIDPDEISARVDRVAALAEVVSAQRAADRVGSTQRLVVERSQRTRAVGRLGFQGPEDGETSVVVQGSTPGDAFDVRVVASQGVDLVAEVIS from the coding sequence GTGACCGAACCGCGCACGGTGGCGCTCCTGACGCTCGGTTGTGCGCGCAATGACGTGGACTCGGACGAACTCGCCGCCACCCTGACCCGGGCCGGCTTCACAGTCGTCAATGACGTCGGCGACGGCGACGGCGGCGGACATGTCGAACCCGATGTCGTCGTCGTCAACACCTGCGGATTCGTCGCCCAGGCCAAGGCCGAGTCGATCGCCACGTTGCTGGAGGCCGCCGGTGACGGACGGCCAGTTGTGGCGGTGGGATGTATGGCCGAACGCTACGGCCGCGAATTGGCAGCCGAACTGCCCGAGGCGGCCGCGGTCGTGGGCTTCGACGGGTACGTCACGATCGCGGACACTTTGTCCCGCGTGATCTCGGGGGAGCCCGTCGAATCTCACGATCCCTTCGACCGGCGCACCCTGCTTCCGTTGACGCCGGTCGAACGGCCAGGTTTGACGCAACCACCAGGCCATGGGCCGGTCCTCGACCTCCCTGGCAGCAAACGGCTGCGTCTGCGCCGTGGGCCGGTCGCTCCGGTGAAGATCGCATCGGGCTGCGACCGCCGATGCTCGTTCTGCGCCATCCCGCGGTTTCGCGGGTCGTTCGTGTCCCGGTCGCCCGGTGACATCCTGGCCGAGTCAGCGTGGCTTGTGGCTGACGAAGGGGTCCGCGAGATCGTCCTGGTCAGCGAGAACTCCACGTCCTACGGCAAGGACCTCGGCGACCCCCGCCTGCTGGAATCCCTGTTGCCGCAGTTCGCTTCGTTGCCAGGTCTGGCTCGCGTCCGAGTGTCGTACCTCCAGCCGGCCGAGATGCGTCCCACACTCCTGCATGCCATGACCGACACCGAGATCGTGGCCCCCTACTTTGACCTGTCGTTTCAGCACGCCAGCGGCCCCCTGCTGCGCCGGATGCGTCGGTTCGGTGACATCGATTCATTTCTCGGCCTCATTGCGGCGATCCGCGAGCGCTCACCGCAGGCGGGGATCCGCAGCAACGTCATCGTGGGTTTCCCCGGCGAGACCGAAACCGACGTCGAGATTCTGGAGGAGTTCCTGTCCGCGGCCGAGTTGGATGCCGTCGGTGTTTTCGCCTACTCGGATGAGGACGATACCGAGGCCGTCGAACTGCCCGATCACATCGACCCCGACGAGATCTCTGCCCGCGTCGATCGGGTCGCCGCACTGGCCGAGGTCGTGAGCGCGCAGCGGGCAGCGGACCGGGTGGGAAGTACGCAGCGACTGGTCGTGGAACGATCACAGCGCACCCGGGCGGTGGGGCGGTTGGGCTTCCAGGGCCCGGAGGACGGCGAGACAAGCGTTGTGGTGCAGGGCTCGACACCCGGAGATGCGTTCGACGTCCGGGTCGTGGCATCGCAAGGTGTGGACCTGGTGGCCGAGGTCATCTCATGA